In a genomic window of Polyodon spathula isolate WHYD16114869_AA chromosome 21, ASM1765450v1, whole genome shotgun sequence:
- the cenpn gene encoding centromere protein N: MEDSVIPFLEKALQRIPSSSLKSILNEWGFLSAPQLQDLHFQQSKHILHNKVLAFCEENGVRIRHVIQLDMIYNREYPNKRNWSVYQFSERQDDALVLNMTEFSQKFKVNLKDLIRHVSIGMKQCEDDAVWIRVAWGDNFTKPNQFKPTYVVYQLHTPYVFISNLNVKHRPLLSQALVIAAKHDEIKEIQLRGRCLKSLKDLVLRRYKQSFQTYQPKPLQERNSPERDQGIVHEHAKRLADLKEVATQTFGDGPLPKLETAVFKLETKFKDPENRILTNRPEPFRCAVKFSSPSFLESLKSLVTLGIASAPVSPLLSSIPQKARNHFVISEKGTGVPSTPGP, encoded by the exons ATGGAAGATTCAGTCATACCGTTTTTAGAAAAGGCTCTGCAGAGAATCCCATCTTCAAGTCTTAAGAGTATACTGAATGAATGGGGATTCTTATCAGCACCGCAGCTCCAAGATCTACATTTTCAGCAGTCCAAGCACATCCTGCACAATAAAGTGCTCGCCTTTTGTGAG GAAAATGGTGTGAGAATTCGACATGTAATACAACTGGACATGATAT ACAACCGTGAATACCCTAATAAGAGAAACTGGAGTGTTTATCAGTTCTCAGAACGGCAAG ATGATGCCCTTGTCTTAAACATGACAGAATTTAGTCAGAAGTTCAAAGTAAATCTGAAAGACCTTATAAGACAT GTATCCATTGGCATGAAGCAATGTGAAGATGATGCCGTATGGATCCGTGTTGCCTGGGGTGACAATTTTACAAAGCCCAACCAATTTAAACCCACATACGTAGTGTACCAGTTACACACTCCTTATGTGTTCATATCCAATTTGAATGTTAAACACAGACCACTCCTTTCTCAG GCACTGGTTATTGCAGCTAAACATGATGAGATCAAAGAGATTCAGCTGAGAGGACGCTGTTTGAAGTCACTGAAGGATTTAGTGTTGCGCCGATATAAACAG tctttTCAGACTTATCAGCCAAAACCCCTACAGGAAAGAAATTCTCCAGAAAGGG ATCAAGGTATTGTACATGAAcatgcaaaacgtttggctgaCCTGAAGGAAGTAGCCACACAAACGTTTGGAGATGGGCCTTTGCCGAAATTAGAGACTGCGGTttttaag CTTGAAACCAAGTTTAAGGATCCTGAGAACAGAATACTAACAAACAGACCAGAGCCTTTTAGATGCGCTGTCAAGTTTTCAAGCCCAAGCTTCCTGGAATCCTTAAAATCTTTAGTGACACTGG GTATTGCGAGTGCCCCTGTTTCCCCGCTGCTTTCATCCATACCACAAAAGGCAAGAAATCATTTTGTAATCTCAGAGAAGGGAACTGGAGTACCCTCCACACCTGGCCCATAA
- the atmin gene encoding ATM interactor, with protein sequence MAASAPSRRGAHLQRSNTTDINPNNAESREPPQPWEMIKPSITELTKEVRTNILCTVEGCGKILPNTPALNMHLVKSHRIQDGMVNPTVRKKDIKASQKLYCCPIEGCPRGPSRPFSQFSLVKQHFMKMHAEKKYKCAKCSNCYSTEWDLKRHSEDCGKTYRCTCGCPYACRAALLSHIYRTGHEIPAEHRYPPVKKRKMEGSLSGATKQRPNDQMFQIVSIEQELSEVYVASSGPCQSTVGNSNPTPNKTIQKLLLPKPRVALVKIPVMQFAHVPIIVSSADHSIKPVVVAVDNQGSVISTVHLLPQSMGTLDTKALTFRDTMPMSRLALEPVSTGVQVNLEAMASNHNIFTEMGHRNKSISTNIQTDISYLSKGSTQASFCPISDSSVSSCAQTDISVSAQVLLPINVQTQTFPSPYKITSSIGAQTDAFGQTYYPSYAVTRKTQTNANLSAMECREQQMDQAVMCADIFENDSSYSVSTQTSLKSNCLTENVNQHLTSSSNPNLFDEKSVGIMCFSAQTSLLPQHPVADNQTQTMNLFSDLENILSDSMTGHSLDNRGPLSDASTSSEIGLTSVQEQNTGIDFDFEEFLNAAHTQTQTEESELGTLNSEPVLESLDIETQTDFLFFDDHAPNYNSRVQSNYLGLDTQTQTDLNFLLDTSSHIPLGNFLKQSSFSMSMESSDTETQTEVHPALRCNTTHESQVKSNSTETQTITSCFGSLGNLFLTSNETQTVMDDFLVADVAWNTLESHFSSVETQTCEELSSLFHHSDRTNN encoded by the exons ATGGCTGCCTCTGCACCAAGCCGCAGAGGAGCACATCTACAACGCAGTAACACGACTGATATTAATCCCAACAATGCAGAAAGCCGGGAGCCTCCGCAGCCATGGGAAATGATAAAACCCTCAATCACGGAGCTTACCAAAGAGGTACGGACAAATATCCTCTGCACCGTAGAAGGATGTGGAAAGATCTTGCCAAATACCCCTGCCCTCAACATGCACCTCGTCAAGTCACACCGGATTCAG GACGGCATGGTCAATCCAACTGTGCGAAAGAAAGATATAAAGGCATCGCAGAAACTTTACTGCTGTCCAATAGAAGGATGCCCAAGAGGACCCAGCAGACCTTTCTCACAGTTTTCTCTGGTTAAACAG CATTTTATGAAGATGCACgctgaaaagaaatacaaatgtgccAAGTGCAGTAACTGTTATAGCACTGAGTGGGACTTGAAACGGCATTCGGAGGACTGTGGGAAGACATACCGGTGCACGTGTGGATGCCCCTATGCCTGTAGGGCAGCATTGTTGTCACATATCTACAGGACAGGGCATGAGATCCCTGCAGAACACAG atatcCACCAGTTAAAAAGAGAAAGATGGAAGGGTCATTAAGTGGAGCAACAAAACAAAGACCCAACGACCAGATGTTTCAAATTGTCAGCATAGAACAAGAGCTGTCGGAGGTTTATGTGGCATCAAGTGGTCCCTGCCAATCCACTGTTGGGAACTCAAACCCTACACCAAATAAAACTATTCAGAAGCTTCTCTTGCCAAAGCCCAGAGTAGCCTTGGTGAAAATCCCTGTGATGCAGTTTGCCCATGTGCCAATCATTGTATCCTCAGCGGACCACTCAATCAAGCCAGTTGTAGTGGCAGTTGACAATCAAGGATCTGTAATAAGCACTGTGCATCTCCTTCCCCAGTCAATGGGAACTTTGGACACAAAAGCTTTGACCTTCAGAGATACCATGCCTATGTCGAGATTGGCCCTGGAACCTGTCAGTACTGGAGTGCAAGTGAATCTGGAAGCTATGGCTTCCAACCATAACATTTTTACAGAAATGGGTCATAGGAATAAGAGCATTTCTACAAACATTCAGACCGATATATCATACCTTTCAAAGGGCTCCACACAAGCAAGTTTTTGCCCCATCAGTGATTCATCTGTGTCATCTTGTGCCCAAACAGATATAAGTGTTAGTGCTCAGGTGCTGTTGCCCATCAATGTACAGACCCAGACGTTTCCCTCTCCCTACAAAATTACTTCTTCCATAGGTGCCCAGACTGACGCTTTTGGCCAAACCTATTACCCCTCCTATGCTGTTACCAGAAAAACCCAAACAAACGCTAATCTAAGCGCTATGGAATGCAGAGAGCAGCAAATGGACCAAGCTGTAATGTGCGCAGACATTTTTGAGAACGACTCCTCTTACAGTGTCTCGACACAAACCAGTTTAAAAAGCAACTGCTTAACAGAGAATGTGAACCAACACTTGACTTCCAGTAGCAACCCCAATCTTTTTGATGAGAAATCAGTTGGTATTATGTGCTTCAGTGCACAGACATCTTTGCTCCCACAGCACCCTGTGGCagacaatcaaacacaaacaatGAATTTATTCAGCGATCTTGAAAACATTCTATCAGATAGCATGACTGGTCACTCCCTGGACAACCGTGGCCCATTGTCAGATGCCAGCACAAGCTCTGAAATTGGCTTGACATCTGTCCAGGAACAAAATACAGGAATTGACTTTGACTTTGAGGAGTTCTTGAATGCAGCTCACACACAGACTCAAACTGAGGAGAGTGAATTAGGCACTTTAAACTCTGAGCCAGTCTTAGAATCTCTTGACATTGAAACTCAGACAGATTTTTTGTTCTTTGATGATCATGCTCCCAATTACAATAGCAGAGTTCAGTCAAACTACTTGGGGCTTGACACCCAGACACAAACTGACCTAAATTTTCTTTTGGACACCAGCAGTCACATACCACTGGGCAATTTTCTGAAACAATCAAGTTTTTCTATGAGCATGGAATCCTCTGATACAGAAACACAGACTGAGGTTCATCCAGCTCTTCGGTGTAACACCACCCATGAAAGCCAAGTGAAGTCAAACAGCACTGAGACCCAGACTATAACTAGCTGCTTTGGAAGCTTGGGAAACTTGTTCTTAACCAGCAATGAGACCCAAACTGTTATGGATGACTTTCTGGTGGCTGATGTTGCTTGGAACACCCTGGAATCCCATTTCAGTTCAGTAGAAACTCAGACATGTGAGGAACTCTCTTCACTCTTTCATCACTCTGACAGAACCAACAATTGA
- the si:ch73-103b9.2 gene encoding uncharacterized protein si:ch73-103b9.2 isoform X1: MCIFAELNKTMHILLNCSFLCLVYESVQDLFSKSDQTCHFYSAFSLVSFIKSQFQNMMDFQNKRDVNLEVDAKTEKDEEIEVNEFDRKCVDALLDFSEELNRRDEDPFECYVHSGWGDVTQGWGLSSPFACFQIQKKSRKSKQADTEYHCLLCLDAVQQLSEQNSSKGANAAFESSKPACCSADSAPTESLLAPVIYRRRSFAASTPIRSNSNLNTNSINQLLSKQAKEQSQLCKGKSEDAEASAPEETANKLNDNLIRCKSAKETGRSEALVINSFAVLPPVKPAGPSYQRRLSSANKSEIIDSASTANNRTASSRSDKTPKAEARKADTPGIQKDLNQPQSREITVASLVPRSPAQSEPGLWHTQSPYIPSKHILTAYRIHTLKKTEASFSTTGILHGRVTQSSGRNLRQEDLSTVTFNKNGQNHKLLFGLKPKNIIRGTNPPSQQALPVLSGTRVPIPVSSHRLL; the protein is encoded by the exons ATGTGTATTTTTGCAGAATTGAACAAAACAATGCACATACTGCTAAACTGTAGTTTTTTATGTTTAGTTTATGAGAGTGTTCAAGATTTATTTAGTAAAAGTGATcaaacatgtcatttttattctgctttttcATTAGTGAGTTTTATTAAATCCCAGTTTCAAAATATGATGGATTTCCAGAACAAAAGAGACGTGAACCTTGAAGTCGATGCAAAAACTGAGAAAGATGAAGAGATCGAAGTGAATGAGTTCGATAGAAAATGTGTTGATGCACTTTTAGATTTCAGCGAAGAACTGAATAGGAGGGATGAAGATCCTTTTGAATGTTACGTTCACTCAGGCTGGGGAGATGTA ACTCAAGGTTGGGGTTTGTCCTCTCCATTTGCCTGTTTCCAAATTCagaaaaagagcagaaaatccaAGCAGGCAGACACAGAGTACCACTGCTTGCTTTGCTTAGATGCTGTACAACAACTGTCAGAACAAAATTCTTCTAAAGGAGCAAATGCAGCTTTTGAATCTTCCAAACCGGCCTGCTGTTCAGCTGACAGTGCTCCAACTGAAAGCCTCCTTGCGCCTGTAATTTACCGAAGGAGATCATTTGCCGCTTCTACTCCAATTAGAAGCAATtccaatttaaacacaaattctATAAACCAGTTACTGTCTAAACAAGCAAAAGAACAATCTCAATTGTGCAAAGGAAAATCAGAAGACGCTGAAGCGAGTGCACCTGAAGAAACTGCAAACAAGTTAAATGACAATCTTATACGATGCAAGTCAGCCAAGGAGACGGGCCGTTCGGAAGCTCTAGTTATCAACAGTTTTGCTGTCTTACCACCTGTGAAACCAGCTGGTCCCAGTTATCAAAGGCGGCTATCTTCAGCAAATAAAAGTGAGATTATAGACTCTGCTAGCACTGCAAACAATAGGACAGCTAGTAGCAGATCAGATAAAACACCCAAGGCAGAGGCGAGAAAAGCTGACACACCCGGTATACAAAAGGACCTGAATCAGCCCCAGAGCAGAGAGATTACAGTTGCCTCTCTTGTGCCGAGGTCCCCTGCTCAGTCTGAACCTGGGCTTTGGCACACTCAATCCCCCTACATTCCAAGCAAACACATTCTGACTGCTTACAGGATTCATACCTTAAAGAAAACTGAGGCCTCATTCAGTACAACTGGGATTCTGCATGGGCGGGTTACACAGAGCAGTGGAAGGAATCTTAGGCAAGAAGATTTAAGTACAGTGACTTTTAATAAGAATGGCCAGAACCACAAACTTTTATTCGGGCTGAAGCCCAAAAATATAATCAGAGGAACCAATCCACCATCACAACAGGCATTGCCAGTACTATCAGGAACTAGAGTTCCGATACCTGTATCATCTCATCGACTGCTGTGA
- the si:ch73-103b9.2 gene encoding uncharacterized protein si:ch73-103b9.2 isoform X2, with protein sequence MTIFALTGVSFIKSQFQNMMDFQNKRDVNLEVDAKTEKDEEIEVNEFDRKCVDALLDFSEELNRRDEDPFECYVHSGWGDVTQGWGLSSPFACFQIQKKSRKSKQADTEYHCLLCLDAVQQLSEQNSSKGANAAFESSKPACCSADSAPTESLLAPVIYRRRSFAASTPIRSNSNLNTNSINQLLSKQAKEQSQLCKGKSEDAEASAPEETANKLNDNLIRCKSAKETGRSEALVINSFAVLPPVKPAGPSYQRRLSSANKSEIIDSASTANNRTASSRSDKTPKAEARKADTPGIQKDLNQPQSREITVASLVPRSPAQSEPGLWHTQSPYIPSKHILTAYRIHTLKKTEASFSTTGILHGRVTQSSGRNLRQEDLSTVTFNKNGQNHKLLFGLKPKNIIRGTNPPSQQALPVLSGTRVPIPVSSHRLL encoded by the exons ATGACCATCTTCGCTTTGACTGGAG TGAGTTTTATTAAATCCCAGTTTCAAAATATGATGGATTTCCAGAACAAAAGAGACGTGAACCTTGAAGTCGATGCAAAAACTGAGAAAGATGAAGAGATCGAAGTGAATGAGTTCGATAGAAAATGTGTTGATGCACTTTTAGATTTCAGCGAAGAACTGAATAGGAGGGATGAAGATCCTTTTGAATGTTACGTTCACTCAGGCTGGGGAGATGTA ACTCAAGGTTGGGGTTTGTCCTCTCCATTTGCCTGTTTCCAAATTCagaaaaagagcagaaaatccaAGCAGGCAGACACAGAGTACCACTGCTTGCTTTGCTTAGATGCTGTACAACAACTGTCAGAACAAAATTCTTCTAAAGGAGCAAATGCAGCTTTTGAATCTTCCAAACCGGCCTGCTGTTCAGCTGACAGTGCTCCAACTGAAAGCCTCCTTGCGCCTGTAATTTACCGAAGGAGATCATTTGCCGCTTCTACTCCAATTAGAAGCAATtccaatttaaacacaaattctATAAACCAGTTACTGTCTAAACAAGCAAAAGAACAATCTCAATTGTGCAAAGGAAAATCAGAAGACGCTGAAGCGAGTGCACCTGAAGAAACTGCAAACAAGTTAAATGACAATCTTATACGATGCAAGTCAGCCAAGGAGACGGGCCGTTCGGAAGCTCTAGTTATCAACAGTTTTGCTGTCTTACCACCTGTGAAACCAGCTGGTCCCAGTTATCAAAGGCGGCTATCTTCAGCAAATAAAAGTGAGATTATAGACTCTGCTAGCACTGCAAACAATAGGACAGCTAGTAGCAGATCAGATAAAACACCCAAGGCAGAGGCGAGAAAAGCTGACACACCCGGTATACAAAAGGACCTGAATCAGCCCCAGAGCAGAGAGATTACAGTTGCCTCTCTTGTGCCGAGGTCCCCTGCTCAGTCTGAACCTGGGCTTTGGCACACTCAATCCCCCTACATTCCAAGCAAACACATTCTGACTGCTTACAGGATTCATACCTTAAAGAAAACTGAGGCCTCATTCAGTACAACTGGGATTCTGCATGGGCGGGTTACACAGAGCAGTGGAAGGAATCTTAGGCAAGAAGATTTAAGTACAGTGACTTTTAATAAGAATGGCCAGAACCACAAACTTTTATTCGGGCTGAAGCCCAAAAATATAATCAGAGGAACCAATCCACCATCACAACAGGCATTGCCAGTACTATCAGGAACTAGAGTTCCGATACCTGTATCATCTCATCGACTGCTGTGA
- the LOC121296713 gene encoding protein phosphatase 1 regulatory subunit 3D has translation MPHPRDCIPRNYSCIAALFGSVSTADQSKEETAKEGSGECTENHVVQERPRGRETVYKPNVSPTLRKRAKSLPAPLEHNKLEIKRAPSPARQKKVRFADSLGLELISVKHFCNADVPEVPIHVMARLELQKPPNHLWNVDVLRTPTQSNFLETQFVNPLQAPRFLERVQQMKVSLETVGTDDFSINGVIRVLNISFEKKVFVRYTVDNWLSFMDVPASYINNSSNGITDRFSFKLIIPTFLESGGTLQFAIKYCVGVEEYWDNNKGNNYEIKSHRMNVSPPKEWENAWIHFV, from the coding sequence ATGCCGCATCCGAGGGACTGCATACCGAGGAATTACAGCTGCATAGCAGCACTGTTTGGGAGTGTGTCAACCGCTGATCAAAGCAAAGAAGAGACGGCCAAAGAAGGCTCCGGGGAATGCACAGAAAACCATGTAGTTCAAGAGAGACCAAGAGGCAGAGAGACCGTCTATAAGCCTAATGTAAGTCCTACCTTGCGCAAGAGGGCCAAGTCCCTGCCGGCACCATTAGAACACAACAAACTTGAAATAAAACGGGCACCGAGCCCCGCTAGACAGAAGAAGGTCAGGTTTGCTGATTCTTTAGGCTTGGAGCTCATTTCAGTGAAGCATTTCTGCAATGCCGATGTACCAGAGGTACCAATTCATGTCATGGCCAGGCTGGAGCTGCAAAAACCACCCAACCACCTTTGGAACGTGGATGTGCTCAGAACACCTACGCAGTCCAACTTTTTGGAAACCCAgtttgttaaccctttgcaaGCCCCCAGATTCTTAGAAAGAGTACAGCAAATGAAAGTGTCTTTGGAAACAGTGGGCACAGATGACTTCAGCATCAACGGGGTAATCAGAGTCCTAAATATCTCTTTTGAGAAAAAAGTCTTCGTGAGGTATACTGTGGACAATTGGTTGTCTTTTATGGACGTGCCAGCTTCTTATATAAATAATTCCAGCAACGGGATAACTGATCGATTCTCTTTCAAGTTAATTATACCTACTTTTCTGGAATCGGGAGGTACATTGCAGTTTGCCATTAAGTACTGTGTAGGCGTAGAAGAGTATTGGGACAATAATAAGGGAAATAACTACGAGATAAAAAGCCACAGGATGAACGTCTCGCCACCAAAAGAATGGGAAAACGCTTGGATTCACTTCGTGTAA